One stretch of Oceanimonas pelagia DNA includes these proteins:
- a CDS encoding DUF1439 domain-containing protein, producing MFRTLTLALSALMLSACASVSQYSISETELEKALYTQLEEQAPRLSQGLVETRIDELDLTIGPDSRQVVRLDIRGETAINALIARFPAALDLQIEGRPVYDRQKNAVFIRDLNLLKSRVNAFGYQGDVAAASAGMMQLVRAVLENQPVYTLDDGRYGWLKTVPVAMDIAPGRLVFSPRFSD from the coding sequence ATGTTCAGAACTCTTACCCTTGCCCTGAGTGCGCTGATGCTGAGCGCCTGCGCCAGTGTCAGCCAGTACAGCATCTCCGAAACCGAGCTGGAAAAGGCGCTCTATACCCAGCTGGAAGAGCAGGCGCCCCGCCTTAGCCAGGGGCTGGTGGAAACCCGCATCGATGAGCTGGACCTCACCATCGGCCCCGACAGCCGCCAGGTGGTGCGTCTCGACATTCGCGGCGAAACCGCCATCAATGCGCTGATCGCCCGTTTTCCCGCCGCCCTGGATCTGCAGATTGAAGGCCGTCCGGTGTACGACCGGCAGAAAAACGCCGTCTTTATTCGGGATCTCAACCTGCTCAAAAGCCGGGTGAACGCCTTTGGCTATCAGGGTGACGTCGCCGCCGCCTCGGCGGGCATGATGCAGCTGGTGCGCGCCGTGCTGGAAAACCAGCCGGTATACACTCTGGACGACGGCCGCTACGGCTGGCTCAAAACCGTGCCCGTGGCCATGGATATCGCCCCCGGCCGGCTGGTGTTCAGCCCCCGCTTCAGCGACTGA
- a CDS encoding LysE family translocator: protein MVFVPTFFFVSVTPGMCMTLALSLGMTVGVRRALWMMLGELAGVGLVACLAVLGVATLMLQYPQLFLLLKYGGGLYLAWLGIQLWRSRGKLALSPVDAGPRHIPVATLISQGFVTAIANPKGWAFFIALLPPFINNQAPLAGQLLTLVSIILTLEFICLLLYASGGRTLSRVLQQKGKVRLMNRIAGSLMLGVALWLALG, encoded by the coding sequence ATGGTGTTTGTTCCCACCTTTTTCTTTGTGTCGGTCACCCCCGGCATGTGCATGACCCTGGCCCTTTCCCTGGGCATGACGGTGGGGGTAAGGCGCGCTCTGTGGATGATGCTGGGCGAGCTGGCCGGCGTGGGCCTGGTGGCCTGCCTGGCGGTGCTCGGGGTGGCCACCCTGATGCTGCAATATCCCCAGCTGTTTTTGCTGCTGAAATACGGTGGCGGCCTGTATCTTGCCTGGCTCGGCATTCAGTTGTGGCGCTCCCGGGGCAAGCTGGCCCTGAGCCCGGTGGACGCCGGCCCGCGCCATATTCCCGTTGCCACCCTGATAAGCCAGGGGTTTGTGACCGCCATTGCCAACCCCAAGGGATGGGCCTTTTTCATTGCCCTGCTGCCACCCTTTATCAATAACCAGGCCCCGCTGGCCGGCCAGCTGCTCACTCTGGTGTCGATCATTCTGACCCTGGAGTTTATCTGCCTGCTGCTCTACGCCAGCGGCGGGCGCACCCTGAGCCGGGTCTTGCAGCAAAAGGGCAAGGTCAGGCTGATGAACCGCATTGCCGGCAGCCTGATGCT
- a CDS encoding YaiI/YqxD family protein has product MQIWVDADACPRVIREILLRAAERTGTPLILVANHALPVPASQLVRQLQVAKGFDVADNEIVHRIEAGDLLVTADIPLAAEALDKGAEVLSPRGERFDKGTIRAKLTMRDFMDTLRASGVQTGGPPTLSQADRQAFANQLDRLLR; this is encoded by the coding sequence ATGCAGATCTGGGTGGATGCGGACGCCTGCCCCAGGGTGATTCGGGAAATCCTGCTGCGCGCCGCCGAGCGCACCGGCACGCCGCTGATTCTGGTGGCCAACCACGCCCTGCCGGTGCCGGCCTCACAACTGGTGCGCCAGCTGCAGGTCGCGAAAGGCTTTGACGTGGCCGACAACGAAATCGTGCACCGTATTGAAGCGGGAGATCTGCTGGTCACCGCCGATATTCCGCTGGCCGCCGAGGCCCTGGACAAGGGTGCCGAGGTGCTCAGCCCCCGGGGCGAGCGCTTTGACAAGGGCACCATTCGCGCCAAACTGACCATGCGCGATTTTATGGACACCCTGCGTGCCAGCGGCGTGCAGACCGGCGGCCCGCCCACCCTGAGCCAGGCCGACCGCCAGGCCTTTGCCAACCAGCTCGACCGGCTGCTGCGGTGA
- a CDS encoding DUF2061 domain-containing protein, giving the protein MYKTLTFALVHFTVAFTVAWLLSGSLLVGGLIALVEPMVNTVAYFFHEQAWSRFGKAKLDKTGPAM; this is encoded by the coding sequence ATGTACAAGACCCTGACCTTTGCCCTGGTGCATTTTACCGTGGCCTTCACTGTGGCCTGGCTGCTGTCCGGCAGCCTGCTGGTGGGGGGCCTGATCGCCCTGGTCGAACCCATGGTCAATACCGTTGCCTATTTCTTTCACGAACAGGCCTGGAGCCGCTTTGGCAAGGCGAAGCTGGACAAGACCGGGCCGGCAATGTGA
- a CDS encoding DUF2750 domain-containing protein, which produces MSYSLSEQDKATVLALGDDERFNHFVNRVCEQDEIWILTDEHGCMMLTTDDDEDCIPVWPHADYARDWAEGDWKNCQPEAISLNVWLKRWVPGMADDELLVAVFPTPDETGVVVDPYELKEALDRKKSLGRRN; this is translated from the coding sequence ATGAGCTATTCCCTCAGCGAACAAGACAAGGCCACCGTGCTCGCCCTTGGCGATGACGAGCGTTTCAATCATTTCGTCAACCGGGTGTGCGAACAGGACGAGATCTGGATCCTCACCGACGAGCACGGCTGCATGATGCTCACCACCGACGACGACGAGGACTGCATTCCGGTATGGCCCCACGCCGACTACGCCAGGGACTGGGCCGAAGGCGACTGGAAGAACTGCCAGCCCGAGGCCATCAGCCTGAATGTGTGGCTCAAGCGCTGGGTCCCCGGCATGGCCGACGACGAGCTGCTGGTAGCGGTGTTCCCCACCCCCGACGAAACCGGCGTGGTGGTGGATCCTTATGAGCTGAAAGAGGCCCTGGATCGCAAAAAGTCGCTGGGGCGGCGCAACTGA
- the lipB gene encoding lipoyl(octanoyl) transferase LipB → MQQDKLTIRHWGLSSYEHVWHTMQAFTDRRDQDTGDEFWLVEHLPVFTQGQAGKAEHVLNAGDIPVVQADRGGQVTYHGPGQLVLYLLLDVRRKKLGVRNLVTAMEDSIIGLLGEYHIEAYAKPDAPGVYVADSKIASLGLRVRRGCSFHGLALNVNMDLSPFLRINPCGYAGMAMTQCSTLGGPQTLDEAQSRLVPLLANRLGYQHLFYTTEKVKL, encoded by the coding sequence ATGCAGCAGGACAAACTCACCATCAGGCACTGGGGCCTCTCGTCCTACGAACACGTCTGGCACACCATGCAGGCCTTCACCGATCGGCGAGATCAAGACACCGGTGATGAGTTCTGGCTGGTGGAGCACCTGCCGGTGTTCACTCAGGGCCAGGCCGGCAAGGCCGAGCACGTGCTCAACGCCGGCGACATTCCGGTGGTGCAGGCCGACCGCGGTGGCCAGGTGACCTATCATGGCCCCGGCCAGCTGGTGCTGTATCTGCTGCTTGACGTGCGCCGCAAAAAACTCGGCGTGCGTAACCTGGTCACCGCCATGGAGGACTCCATTATCGGTTTGCTGGGTGAATACCATATCGAGGCCTATGCCAAGCCCGATGCCCCCGGGGTGTATGTGGCCGACAGCAAGATCGCCTCGCTTGGCCTGCGGGTGCGCCGGGGCTGCTCCTTTCATGGCCTGGCCCTGAATGTAAACATGGATCTGAGCCCGTTTCTGCGCATCAACCCCTGCGGCTATGCCGGCATGGCCATGACCCAGTGCAGCACCCTGGGCGGCCCCCAGACCCTCGATGAAGCCCAGTCCCGCCTGGTGCCCCTGCTGGCGAACCGGCTTGGCTATCAACATCTCTTCTACACCACAGAGAAAGTGAAATTATGA
- the lipA gene encoding lipoyl synthase, giving the protein MSKPVRVEPGVKLRDADKMALIPVKHLPDQEEEVLRKPEWMKIKLPPSNQRIQGLKNIMRENKLHSVCEEASCPNLAECFNHGTATFMILGAICTRRCPFCDVAHGRPLPVDPEEPAKLAKTIKELGLKYVVITSVDRDDLRDGGAQHFADCIRAIREQSPNTKIEILTPDFRGRMDTALEILKDTPPDVFNHNLETAPRLYRMARPGADYKWSLELLRRFKEMHPQVATKSGLMMGLGETNEEIVEVLKDLREHNVTMLTLGQYLQPSRHHLPVKRYVPPAEFDELKEVAESIGFTHAACGPFVRSSYHADLQAQGVEVK; this is encoded by the coding sequence ATGAGCAAACCCGTACGCGTCGAACCCGGCGTAAAACTGCGCGACGCCGACAAGATGGCCCTGATCCCGGTCAAACACCTGCCCGACCAGGAAGAGGAGGTGCTGCGCAAGCCGGAGTGGATGAAGATCAAGCTTCCTCCCAGCAACCAGCGCATACAGGGCCTCAAGAACATCATGCGCGAGAACAAGCTGCACTCGGTGTGCGAGGAGGCGTCCTGCCCCAACCTGGCCGAGTGTTTCAACCACGGCACCGCCACCTTCATGATCCTGGGCGCCATCTGTACACGCCGCTGTCCCTTCTGCGACGTGGCCCACGGCCGCCCGCTGCCGGTGGACCCGGAAGAGCCCGCCAAGCTGGCCAAGACCATCAAGGAACTGGGCCTCAAGTACGTGGTGATCACCTCGGTGGACCGGGACGATCTGCGCGACGGCGGGGCCCAGCACTTCGCCGACTGCATTCGCGCCATTCGCGAGCAGAGCCCGAACACCAAAATCGAAATTCTGACCCCGGACTTCCGTGGCCGCATGGACACCGCCCTGGAGATCCTCAAGGACACCCCGCCGGACGTGTTCAACCACAACCTGGAAACCGCCCCGCGCCTGTATCGCATGGCCCGCCCCGGCGCCGACTACAAGTGGTCGCTGGAGCTGCTGCGCCGGTTCAAGGAAATGCACCCCCAGGTGGCCACCAAGTCCGGCCTGATGATGGGACTGGGTGAAACCAACGAGGAAATCGTGGAAGTGCTCAAGGATCTGCGCGAGCACAATGTCACCATGCTGACCCTGGGTCAGTACCTGCAGCCCAGTCGTCACCACCTGCCGGTGAAGCGCTATGTGCCGCCCGCCGAGTTCGACGAGCTGAAGGAGGTGGCCGAAAGCATCGGCTTTACCCACGCCGCCTGTGGTCCCTTCGTGCGCTCGTCCTACCACGCCGATCTGCAGGCCCAGGGTGTGGAAGTGAAATAA
- the ybeD gene encoding DUF493 family protein YbeD, protein MNTKFDELLEFPCRFPFKVLGLADARLPDLVVEVLQQHAPGDYSPQVRPSSKGNYHSVSVHVMVQSKEHVELLYRELGKIELVKYVL, encoded by the coding sequence ATGAATACCAAATTTGATGAGTTGCTCGAGTTTCCCTGCCGTTTTCCGTTCAAGGTGCTGGGCCTGGCCGATGCGCGCCTGCCCGACCTGGTGGTGGAAGTACTGCAGCAACACGCCCCCGGTGACTACAGCCCCCAGGTTCGCCCCAGCAGCAAGGGCAACTACCACTCTGTGAGCGTGCATGTCATGGTGCAGAGCAAGGAGCATGTCGAGCTGCTGTATCGCGAGCTCGGCAAGATCGAACTGGTCAAGTACGTGCTCTGA
- a CDS encoding IS3 family transposase (programmed frameshift), whose product MKYKPHRRFSDAFKREAVEASLSTTETQAQLAGRLGIHPNQLSRWRREWSMTKKSSDKAVENTGPEKSLQELEREVARLKKQLERKELENEILKKAQGVLRQARQVRFAFIEAHRSQRWRVSIMCEVLDVSRAGYYRWRTRQHSPGARAIERRTLNTFLLERARQLKNVPGYRKLWLEARDAGFCCGKNQVQRLLRDAGYRSCTAPKAGYQKPTSSLPVLPNLLNRQFSVGSANRVWVSDITQIRCSEGWLYIAAVLDLGTRRVVGRAMGAINSAQLVLEALEQAWQHQRPDGKQLLFHSDQGSQYRNGEVMRWLNTRGITISMSRRGNCWDNACSESFFALLKKEWTRPLGVLGRDEMADEVRYYTDEYYPKVRRHMALGGMTPDAYAAAA is encoded by the exons ATGAAATACAAACCCCACCGTCGCTTTAGCGATGCATTCAAACGTGAGGCCGTCGAGGCCTCGCTCTCCACCACAGAGACACAAGCTCAGCTTGCTGGCAGACTTGGGATCCATCCTAACCAATTGAGTCGCTGGCGTAGAGAGTGGAGCATGACCAAGAAATCATCCGACAAAGCCGTTGAAAACACCGGACCAGAAAAAAGCCTGCAGGAGCTGGAGCGCGAGGTAGCTCGGCTGAAGAAGCAGCTTGAGCGGAAAGAGCTGGAGAACGAAATCCTAAAAAAGGCGCAAG GAGTACTTCGCCAAGCACGGCAAGTAAGGTTTGCCTTTATCGAGGCCCACCGAAGTCAACGCTGGCGGGTCTCGATAATGTGTGAAGTACTCGACGTGTCACGAGCGGGATATTATCGCTGGCGAACACGTCAACACTCTCCGGGGGCGCGTGCCATCGAGCGACGGACGCTGAACACCTTCCTGCTCGAGCGAGCCAGGCAACTGAAGAATGTGCCGGGTTATCGCAAGCTGTGGCTGGAAGCACGGGATGCCGGGTTCTGCTGCGGCAAGAACCAGGTTCAGCGCTTGCTGAGAGACGCTGGTTATCGTTCATGCACGGCTCCTAAAGCAGGATATCAAAAGCCAACATCGTCCTTGCCTGTGTTACCGAATCTGTTGAATCGCCAGTTCTCGGTGGGTTCAGCGAACCGAGTTTGGGTATCAGATATCACCCAAATCCGGTGCAGTGAAGGCTGGCTCTACATCGCAGCAGTCCTAGACCTGGGCACACGCCGCGTGGTGGGCCGAGCCATGGGTGCCATCAATAGCGCCCAACTGGTGCTGGAGGCCCTTGAGCAGGCATGGCAACATCAGCGGCCAGATGGGAAACAGCTGTTGTTCCACTCGGACCAAGGGAGTCAGTATCGCAACGGAGAGGTGATGAGATGGCTGAATACACGGGGAATCACCATCAGCATGTCACGCCGAGGTAACTGCTGGGATAACGCCTGTTCGGAAAGCTTCTTCGCGCTACTCAAGAAGGAGTGGACTCGCCCTCTGGGCGTGCTCGGAAGAGACGAAATGGCAGATGAAGTCCGGTATTATACAGACGAGTATTACCCGAAAGTGCGGCGCCACATGGCGCTGGGAGGGATGACTCCCGATGCCTACGCAGCTGCCGCTTAA
- the aroG gene encoding 3-deoxy-7-phosphoheptulonate synthase AroG has protein sequence MHFQTDDIRINEIKELLPPVAVLEKYPATDTASATVFESRQAIHRILASEDDRLLVVVGPCSIHDTQAAIEYGQRLKVLRERYADTLEVVMRVYFEKPRTTVGWKGLINDPYLDNSFQINDGLRIGRKLLLDLNDMGLPTASEFLDMITPQYLADLMSWGAIGARTTESQVHRELASGLSCPVGFKNGTDGTIKVAADAIGAASASHHFLSVTKFGHSAIVSTAGNPDCHIILRGGKEPNYSADHVASVCAGLEQAGLPQKLMIDFSHANSSKQYQRQMVVAEDVCGQIAAGQQAIMGVMVESHLVEGRQDLQEGCALTYGQSITDACIGWDDTERMLAQLAEAVAARRQV, from the coding sequence ATGCATTTTCAGACCGACGATATCCGCATTAACGAAATCAAGGAATTACTGCCGCCGGTGGCGGTGCTGGAGAAGTATCCGGCCACCGATACCGCCTCGGCCACCGTCTTTGAATCCCGCCAGGCCATTCACCGCATTCTGGCCAGCGAAGACGATCGTCTGCTGGTGGTGGTGGGCCCCTGCTCCATTCACGATACTCAGGCCGCCATTGAGTACGGTCAGCGGCTCAAGGTGCTGCGTGAGCGTTATGCCGATACCCTGGAAGTGGTGATGCGGGTGTATTTCGAAAAGCCGCGCACGACCGTGGGCTGGAAAGGGCTGATCAACGACCCCTATCTCGACAACAGCTTTCAGATCAACGACGGCCTGCGCATCGGCCGCAAGCTGTTGCTGGATCTCAACGACATGGGTCTGCCCACCGCCAGCGAATTCCTCGACATGATCACGCCCCAGTACCTGGCGGATCTGATGAGCTGGGGCGCCATTGGCGCGCGCACCACCGAATCCCAGGTGCACCGGGAGCTGGCCTCGGGCCTGTCGTGTCCGGTGGGCTTCAAGAACGGCACCGACGGCACCATCAAGGTGGCCGCCGATGCCATCGGCGCCGCCAGCGCTTCGCACCATTTTCTGTCGGTGACCAAGTTTGGCCATTCGGCCATTGTGTCCACCGCCGGCAACCCGGACTGCCACATCATTCTGCGGGGCGGCAAGGAGCCCAATTACAGCGCCGACCACGTGGCCAGTGTCTGTGCCGGGCTGGAACAAGCCGGCCTGCCGCAGAAGCTGATGATCGATTTCAGCCATGCCAACAGCAGCAAGCAGTACCAGCGTCAGATGGTGGTGGCCGAGGACGTGTGCGGCCAGATCGCCGCCGGCCAGCAGGCCATCATGGGCGTAATGGTGGAAAGCCACCTGGTGGAAGGCCGCCAGGATCTGCAGGAAGGCTGCGCGCTGACCTACGGCCAGAGCATCACCGACGCCTGTATCGGCTGGGACGATACCGAAAGAATGCTGGCGCAACTGGCGGAAGCCGTGGCCGCCCGCCGCCAGGTGTGA